One window of Prionailurus bengalensis isolate Pbe53 chromosome B1, Fcat_Pben_1.1_paternal_pri, whole genome shotgun sequence genomic DNA carries:
- the TMEM33 gene encoding transmembrane protein 33 isoform X1, whose amino-acid sequence MAETAPNGPQGAGAVQFMMTNKLDTAMWLSRLFTVYCSALFVLPLLGLHEAASFYQRALLANALTSALRLHQRLPHFQLSRAFLAQALLEDSCHYLLYSLIFVNSYPVTMSIFPVLLFSLLHAATYTKKVLDAKGSNSLPLLRSILDKLSANQQNILKFIACNEIFLMPATVFMLFSGQGSLLQPFIYYRFLTLRYSSRRNPYCRTLFNELRIVVEHVIMKPACPLFVRRLCLQSIAFISRLAPTVA is encoded by the exons ATGGCAGAAACGGCCCCGAACGGCCCCCAAGGGGCGGGCGCAGTG caatTCATGATGACCAATAAACTGGACACGGCCATGTGGCTTTCTCGATTGTTCACAGTTTACTGCTCTGCCTTGTTTGTTCTGCCACTTCTTGG GTTGCACGAGGCTGCAAGCTTTTACCAGCGTGCTTTACTGGCAAATGCTCTTACTAGTGCTCTGAGACTGCACCAGAGATTACCACATTTCCAGTTAAGCAGAGCATTCCTGGCCCAGGCTTTATTGGAAGACAGCTGCCACTACCTGTTGTACTCACTCATCTTTGTCAATTCCTACCCGGTTACAA tgagtatttttcctgtgttgttattCTCCTTGCTTCATGCTGCCACATATACGAAAAAGGTCCTTGAT gCGAAGGGTTCAAATAGTTTACCTTTGCTGAGATCTATCTTGGATAAACTAAGCGCTAATCAACAGAATATTCTGAAATTCATTGCTTGTAATGAAATATTCTTGATGCCTGCTACAGTTTTTATGCTTTTTag tGGTCAAGGGAGTTTGCTCCAGCCTTTTATCTACTATAGATTTCTTACTCTTCGGTATTCCTCTCGAAGAAATCCATATTGTCG GACCTTGTTCAATGAACTGAGGATTGTTGTTGAACATGTGATAATGAAACCTGCTTGCCCACTGTTTGTGAGAAGACTTTGTCTCCAGAGTATTGCTTTTATAAGCAGACTGGCACCAACAGTTGCGTAG
- the TMEM33 gene encoding transmembrane protein 33 isoform X2: MMTNKLDTAMWLSRLFTVYCSALFVLPLLGLHEAASFYQRALLANALTSALRLHQRLPHFQLSRAFLAQALLEDSCHYLLYSLIFVNSYPVTMSIFPVLLFSLLHAATYTKKVLDAKGSNSLPLLRSILDKLSANQQNILKFIACNEIFLMPATVFMLFSGQGSLLQPFIYYRFLTLRYSSRRNPYCRTLFNELRIVVEHVIMKPACPLFVRRLCLQSIAFISRLAPTVA, from the exons ATGATGACCAATAAACTGGACACGGCCATGTGGCTTTCTCGATTGTTCACAGTTTACTGCTCTGCCTTGTTTGTTCTGCCACTTCTTGG GTTGCACGAGGCTGCAAGCTTTTACCAGCGTGCTTTACTGGCAAATGCTCTTACTAGTGCTCTGAGACTGCACCAGAGATTACCACATTTCCAGTTAAGCAGAGCATTCCTGGCCCAGGCTTTATTGGAAGACAGCTGCCACTACCTGTTGTACTCACTCATCTTTGTCAATTCCTACCCGGTTACAA tgagtatttttcctgtgttgttattCTCCTTGCTTCATGCTGCCACATATACGAAAAAGGTCCTTGAT gCGAAGGGTTCAAATAGTTTACCTTTGCTGAGATCTATCTTGGATAAACTAAGCGCTAATCAACAGAATATTCTGAAATTCATTGCTTGTAATGAAATATTCTTGATGCCTGCTACAGTTTTTATGCTTTTTag tGGTCAAGGGAGTTTGCTCCAGCCTTTTATCTACTATAGATTTCTTACTCTTCGGTATTCCTCTCGAAGAAATCCATATTGTCG GACCTTGTTCAATGAACTGAGGATTGTTGTTGAACATGTGATAATGAAACCTGCTTGCCCACTGTTTGTGAGAAGACTTTGTCTCCAGAGTATTGCTTTTATAAGCAGACTGGCACCAACAGTTGCGTAG